One part of the Mycolicibacterium aromaticivorans JS19b1 = JCM 16368 genome encodes these proteins:
- a CDS encoding cytochrome P450 translates to MSLLQTAAALGRAAWAGIDPEGFFRRHAADRAPFTVLFPGLGEVLFFTTMDGARDVLTLPGALCRAPLPNPIEPVVGNNSLILLSGEAHRRARSVLAPPFRGELMRDYLDLIAEATEGEIAALRPGDQLLVGRAAQSITLDVVIRVVFGVTDDARRRQFSSVTTQLLRSGGAALMLVPWLRRNIAGHGPWARLVAFRTQLDDLLSEQIDERRRSGERGGDVLASILDATDDEGNSLTDEMLRDQLRTMLAAGHETSSTSLAWALHHIHRDDRVRTRVLDELATVDTPAELATLPYLAAVIQETLRIHPTVPIVLRRLTGPRTVAGVACAAGDVVGIALPALHVNPGLWTSPNTFAPERFLKERPSPFQYAPFGGGYRRCIGAAFALDELAVAIGTLMKRLDLAPVRRGRPPHAVARGIATKPSREITLKVIARR, encoded by the coding sequence GTGAGTCTGCTGCAGACAGCGGCCGCACTCGGGCGCGCGGCGTGGGCCGGCATCGACCCGGAGGGTTTCTTCCGGCGCCACGCCGCCGACCGCGCACCGTTCACGGTGCTGTTTCCCGGACTGGGTGAGGTGTTGTTCTTCACCACCATGGACGGGGCGCGCGACGTTCTCACCCTGCCGGGGGCACTGTGCAGGGCGCCGTTGCCCAACCCGATCGAGCCGGTCGTCGGCAACAATTCGCTGATCTTGCTCTCCGGGGAGGCGCATCGCCGGGCTCGAAGTGTCCTGGCGCCACCGTTTCGCGGCGAGCTCATGCGTGACTATCTCGATCTGATCGCCGAGGCCACGGAGGGGGAGATCGCGGCGTTGCGGCCGGGCGATCAGCTGTTGGTGGGCCGCGCCGCGCAATCGATCACCCTGGACGTGGTGATCCGGGTGGTGTTCGGGGTCACCGATGATGCCCGCCGTCGCCAGTTCTCCTCAGTGACAACGCAGTTGCTCCGATCCGGTGGCGCGGCGCTGATGCTGGTGCCTTGGCTGCGCCGCAATATCGCGGGGCACGGCCCGTGGGCCCGGCTGGTCGCCTTCCGAACCCAACTCGATGATTTGTTGTCCGAGCAGATCGACGAACGACGACGCAGCGGTGAGCGCGGGGGCGATGTACTGGCGTCGATTCTCGACGCCACCGATGACGAGGGCAACAGCTTGACCGACGAGATGCTGCGCGACCAGCTGCGGACGATGTTGGCCGCCGGCCACGAAACCAGCTCCACGTCGCTGGCGTGGGCGCTGCACCACATCCACCGCGACGACCGTGTCCGCACTCGCGTGCTCGACGAGCTCGCCACCGTCGACACACCGGCTGAGTTGGCCACCCTGCCCTACCTCGCCGCGGTGATCCAGGAAACCCTGCGCATCCACCCGACAGTGCCGATCGTCCTGCGCAGGCTCACCGGGCCACGCACAGTCGCCGGTGTTGCCTGCGCAGCCGGTGACGTGGTGGGGATAGCGCTGCCCGCACTTCATGTCAACCCCGGCCTGTGGACCAGCCCGAACACCTTCGCCCCCGAACGCTTTCTGAAGGAAAGGCCATCGCCATTCCAGTACGCGCCCTTCGGCGGGGGCTACCGCAGGTGCATCGGCGCGGCGTTCGCGCTCGACGAGTTGGCGGTCGCGATCGGCACCCTGATGAAACGGCTCGACCTCGCGCCTGTACGCCGTGGGCGACCGCCGCACGCGGTGGCGCGCGGGATTGCGACCAAGCCGAGCCGCGAAATCACGCTGAAAGTGATCGCCCGGCGCTAG